A single Natrinema pellirubrum DSM 15624 DNA region contains:
- a CDS encoding ferritin family protein — MTIDYSDRETSYELYRKGKREGTWDPDEYDLERDQEDWASFTEAEQHRFLATCSGFYDGEEDVTRTLAPYMMALDALPNEEMPFDTVQEEMYLAQQVYEEAKHTDLFSRYFEEVFGTQETAPYREGGYQEQGYSTDDLYDTADDLLAAINGGDRTELVYTLGEAYLNYMGIVEAQLARGGYLSFDQMIELKAEAMGRDIVLESFQEAIGKVRQDETRHIENGRWVLQQLAVAEPDIVTDVYEPRIEEYVENRLLADPIYDEQPFDGYDQQRIGKQLAQYLQDTVDYIGADRFERYGDVRSALEERQAAD; from the coding sequence ATGACAATCGACTATAGCGATCGCGAGACGTCGTACGAACTCTATCGGAAGGGCAAACGGGAGGGGACGTGGGACCCCGACGAGTACGACCTCGAGCGGGACCAAGAGGACTGGGCGTCGTTCACCGAGGCGGAACAACACCGGTTTCTCGCGACGTGTTCGGGCTTCTACGATGGCGAGGAGGACGTCACCCGGACGCTCGCGCCGTACATGATGGCGCTGGACGCCCTGCCCAACGAGGAGATGCCCTTCGACACCGTCCAAGAGGAGATGTACCTGGCCCAGCAGGTCTACGAGGAGGCCAAACACACCGACCTCTTCAGCCGGTACTTCGAGGAGGTCTTCGGCACGCAGGAGACGGCCCCCTACCGCGAGGGCGGCTATCAGGAGCAGGGGTACAGCACGGACGACCTCTACGACACCGCCGACGACCTCCTCGCGGCGATCAACGGCGGTGACCGGACCGAACTCGTCTACACCCTCGGGGAAGCCTACCTGAACTACATGGGGATCGTCGAGGCACAACTCGCCCGCGGCGGCTACCTCAGCTTCGATCAGATGATCGAACTGAAAGCCGAGGCAATGGGGCGGGACATCGTCCTCGAGTCGTTCCAGGAAGCCATCGGCAAGGTCCGACAAGACGAGACCCGCCACATCGAGAACGGCCGCTGGGTCTTACAGCAGTTGGCTGTGGCCGAACCGGATATCGTCACCGACGTCTACGAGCCCCGTATCGAGGAGTACGTCGAGAATCGACTGCTCGCCGACCCGATCTACGACGAGCAGCCCTTCGACGGCTACGACCAGCAACGGATCGGCAAACAGCTCGCCCAGTACCTGCAAGACACCGTCGACTACATCGGTGCCGACCGGTTCGAGCGGTACGGCGACGTTAGATCCGCCCTCGAGGAGCGACAGGCCGCCGACTGA